A stretch of the Streptomyces sp. NBC_01428 genome encodes the following:
- a CDS encoding rodlin, with protein MLKKAMAVAAVAASVVGVSAAAAPQALAVGNDDGVTTTNGNGAEQSYGNSVAKGDLSPQASLVQGSLNKLCLGVPVKVNAGSLVGVLVPVTALQDVPVLSAPQNQQCAENSTQGKGDEPLSHIADNIPVLSGNGSLGS; from the coding sequence ATGCTCAAGAAGGCAATGGCCGTGGCTGCTGTCGCGGCTTCCGTCGTCGGTGTCTCGGCGGCGGCCGCCCCGCAGGCGCTGGCCGTCGGCAACGACGACGGTGTCACCACCACCAACGGGAACGGTGCCGAGCAGTCGTACGGCAACTCCGTCGCCAAGGGCGACCTGAGCCCGCAGGCCTCGCTCGTGCAGGGCTCGCTGAACAAGCTCTGCCTCGGTGTTCCGGTCAAGGTCAACGCGGGTTCGCTCGTCGGCGTCCTCGTCCCGGTCACCGCCCTTCAGGACGTGCCGGTCCTCTCCGCGCCGCAGAACCAGCAGTGCGCCGAGAACTCCACCCAGGGCAAGGGTGACGAGCCGCTGTCGCACATCGCGGACAACATCCCGGTCCTGTCGGGCAACGGCTCCCTCGGCAGCTGA
- a CDS encoding chaplin, with amino-acid sequence MTAEKGKHVKHKKSAAVVAGAIMALGMAAPAFADAGAEGAAVHSPGVLSGNVIQVPIHIPVNVCGNSINVIALLNPAFGNTCVND; translated from the coding sequence ATGACCGCAGAGAAGGGAAAGCACGTGAAGCACAAGAAGAGCGCTGCTGTCGTCGCCGGCGCGATCATGGCCCTGGGCATGGCTGCCCCGGCCTTCGCGGACGCGGGTGCCGAGGGTGCCGCCGTCCACTCTCCCGGTGTCCTCTCGGGCAACGTGATCCAGGTTCCCATCCACATCCCCGTCAACGTGTGCGGCAACTCGATCAACGTGATCGCCCTGCTGAACCCGGCGTTCGGCAACACCTGCGTCAACGACTGA
- a CDS encoding chaplin has protein sequence MRQNLSRGVVVAAAATSIMSLYASPAFADSGAVSAASGSPGVASGNNVQVPVNVPLNACGNTVDVVAALNPAFGNSCANPSGSHGRHAAPRIPAQQDTGSGHGGSGHGGSGHSGGGHGGGAYGGGHGGSGYGDSGHGHSGYGDSGYGDSGYGDSGYGDSGYGDSGYGGHGHHGGHGGSSAHGAAHDSPGVFSGNHAGAPVDVPVELCGDTVDVIGIGNPVFGNECGHQHTPGGYGSTPDEDCTPPVTPPRTHEHPPTETPFTPVSYTPPPTVHEQPPAPPAPAHHRSTPPAALAETGGAGLAETAAVSLFLLAGGTVMYRRSRVASRP, from the coding sequence GTGCGACAGAACCTGAGTAGGGGAGTGGTCGTGGCAGCGGCCGCGACAAGCATCATGTCCCTGTACGCCAGCCCGGCCTTCGCCGACTCCGGCGCGGTGTCGGCCGCCTCGGGCTCGCCGGGCGTCGCGTCGGGCAACAACGTCCAGGTCCCGGTGAACGTGCCGCTGAACGCCTGCGGCAACACGGTCGACGTGGTCGCGGCGCTCAACCCCGCCTTCGGCAACTCCTGCGCCAACCCGTCGGGTTCGCACGGCAGGCACGCCGCACCGCGCATCCCCGCCCAGCAGGACACCGGCTCCGGCCACGGCGGCTCCGGCCATGGGGGCTCCGGCCACTCGGGCGGCGGTCACGGCGGCGGAGCGTACGGCGGCGGCCACGGAGGCTCCGGCTACGGGGACTCGGGCCACGGTCACTCCGGGTACGGCGACTCCGGCTACGGCGACTCCGGCTATGGGGACTCCGGCTATGGGGACTCGGGGTACGGGGACTCCGGCTACGGCGGACACGGTCACCACGGGGGTCACGGTGGCTCGTCCGCGCACGGCGCTGCCCACGACTCGCCGGGCGTGTTCTCCGGCAACCACGCCGGTGCCCCCGTGGATGTCCCGGTCGAGCTGTGCGGCGACACCGTCGACGTGATCGGCATCGGGAACCCGGTGTTCGGCAACGAGTGCGGTCACCAGCACACCCCGGGAGGCTACGGCTCCACCCCGGACGAGGACTGCACCCCGCCCGTCACGCCCCCGCGGACCCACGAACACCCGCCCACCGAGACGCCGTTCACGCCCGTCTCGTACACCCCGCCGCCCACGGTCCACGAGCAGCCGCCCGCGCCGCCCGCCCCGGCACACCACCGGTCCACGCCCCCGGCCGCGCTGGCGGAGACCGGCGGCGCGGGACTGGCGGAGACCGCGGCCGTCAGCCTGTTCCTGCTCGCCGGCGGCACGGTGATGTACCGGCGGAGCCGGGTCGCCTCGCGTCCCTGA
- a CDS encoding FAD-dependent oxidoreductase, with protein sequence MYDLLVVGAGPYGLSIASHAAAAGLSLRVLGRPMSSWRDHMPAGMFLKSEPWASNLSDPEGRWRLETYCAGRGVTARHGEPIPVGMFASYGLWFARNAVPHVDERTVVRVRACAGGFEALIDDGEVLRARTVALAVGVTPFVEVPPVLRDLGPEQVSHSSHHGDLSRFRDRHVTVIGGGQAALETAALLAEQGTRVRVLARAGRLNWNDVPPARDRPWWRAARAPHSGLGCGWRNWFYAERPGLFRRLPEPTRTRIAATALGPAGAWWVRDRVEPVVELMLGHEVTSAYASGIGLRVETVDLDGTPTCLETDHIIAATGFRGRRDRLGLLADELRAGVAALPDGSPAIGRDFESSVPGLFMAGLVTASSFGPAMRFVQGAGFTADTLVRGVRRRLRAEPGGARVPAPASRLPRGSDEELGARS encoded by the coding sequence ATGTACGACCTCCTGGTGGTGGGAGCCGGACCCTACGGCCTGTCCATCGCGTCCCACGCCGCGGCCGCCGGGCTGAGCCTGCGCGTCCTCGGCCGTCCCATGTCCTCCTGGCGGGACCACATGCCCGCCGGCATGTTCCTGAAGTCGGAGCCGTGGGCGTCGAACCTCTCCGACCCGGAGGGCCGCTGGCGCCTGGAGACGTACTGCGCGGGCCGCGGTGTGACGGCCCGGCACGGCGAGCCGATCCCGGTCGGGATGTTCGCGTCCTACGGGCTGTGGTTCGCCCGCAACGCCGTGCCGCACGTCGACGAACGCACGGTCGTCCGCGTCCGGGCCTGCGCCGGCGGCTTCGAGGCGCTGATCGACGACGGCGAGGTGCTGCGCGCCAGGACGGTCGCCCTGGCCGTCGGCGTCACGCCCTTCGTCGAGGTGCCGCCCGTGCTGCGCGACCTCGGCCCCGAGCAGGTGTCGCACAGCAGCCACCACGGCGATCTCTCCCGCTTCCGCGACCGTCACGTCACGGTGATCGGGGGCGGCCAGGCCGCCCTGGAGACGGCGGCGCTCCTTGCCGAACAGGGCACCCGGGTGCGGGTGCTGGCCCGCGCGGGCCGGCTGAACTGGAACGACGTGCCGCCTGCCCGGGACCGGCCGTGGTGGCGGGCGGCCCGTGCCCCGCACAGCGGTCTCGGCTGCGGCTGGCGCAACTGGTTCTACGCCGAGCGCCCCGGCCTCTTCCGACGGCTCCCGGAACCCACCCGGACCCGGATCGCGGCGACCGCGCTGGGGCCCGCGGGCGCCTGGTGGGTGCGCGACCGCGTCGAACCCGTCGTCGAGCTGATGCTGGGTCACGAGGTCACGTCGGCCTACGCGTCGGGGATCGGCCTGCGCGTCGAGACGGTGGACTTGGACGGCACACCGACCTGTCTGGAGACCGACCACATCATCGCGGCCACCGGCTTCCGGGGCCGGCGCGACCGGCTCGGGCTGCTCGCCGACGAACTCCGGGCGGGCGTGGCCGCCCTGCCCGACGGCTCCCCCGCCATCGGCAGGGACTTCGAGTCCTCTGTGCCGGGGCTGTTCATGGCCGGTCTGGTCACGGCGTCCTCGTTCGGACCCGCCATGCGTTTCGTGCAGGGTGCCGGCTTCACCGCGGACACGCTCGTGCGGGGCGTACGGCGCCGGCTGCGCGCGGAGCCGGGCGGCGCACGGGTTCCGGCGCCCGCGTCCCGTCTGCCGAGGGGATCCGACGAGGAACTCGGCGCCCGGAGCTGA
- a CDS encoding carboxylate--amine ligase has translation MQILDTRVPAVLLRIDRNPFHHGTLGAVRSLGRAGVEVHVVADSEGSPVRRSRFVCEMHPPPPPGSSTADIAAVLRRVAARVSRPAVLVPMDDASALAVGRMGEDLAGGYLLPQQPGRLAERVADKAELAAVCASVGVPHPVTLIPESPAQAAAAAWQLGLPVMAKWSRPWLIPAGTGLRSTVVVRSAREAQDLYLRGAEAGSPLLLQAFLPPGPDRDWFFHGYVGRSGTTHGGGAGRKHLSWPRGAGLTAVGRWTPNPELETLVERLTTALGYRGIFDLDFRRDGTTGRYHLLDFNPRPGAQFRLFEDGGGLDVVRALHLDLTHRRIPEPEPLPGRAFVVENYAPLGALRPRPRPAGRELAWHAPDDPAPGRAMWSLWTRHVPRRLTQRAARLLSGPAASQESDDATAGGAPGLEAAVTEALEEVALPVEGPVVPGPDPTVVRPRGEAVARPGTRTVPAPAPPPAPSADAPAGSLADSLADDEKASSH, from the coding sequence GTGCAGATTCTCGACACCCGGGTCCCCGCCGTTCTGTTGCGCATCGACCGGAATCCCTTTCACCACGGAACTCTGGGAGCCGTGCGCTCACTCGGCAGGGCCGGTGTGGAGGTTCACGTCGTCGCCGACTCGGAGGGAAGTCCCGTCCGCAGATCGCGCTTCGTGTGCGAGATGCACCCCCCGCCGCCGCCGGGTTCCTCCACCGCGGACATCGCCGCGGTGTTGCGCCGAGTGGCCGCGCGGGTCTCCCGGCCGGCGGTGCTGGTCCCGATGGATGACGCGAGCGCGCTGGCGGTGGGCCGCATGGGCGAGGACCTCGCCGGCGGGTACCTGTTGCCGCAGCAGCCGGGCCGCCTGGCCGAACGCGTCGCCGACAAGGCCGAACTGGCCGCCGTCTGCGCGAGCGTGGGTGTTCCGCACCCGGTGACCCTGATCCCGGAGAGCCCGGCACAGGCCGCCGCCGCGGCCTGGCAGCTGGGGCTGCCGGTGATGGCCAAGTGGAGCCGTCCGTGGCTGATCCCGGCCGGGACCGGACTGCGCAGCACCGTCGTGGTGCGCTCCGCACGGGAGGCACAGGACCTCTATCTGCGCGGCGCGGAGGCGGGCAGCCCGCTGCTGCTCCAGGCGTTCCTGCCGCCGGGGCCCGACCGGGACTGGTTCTTCCACGGATACGTCGGCCGGTCTGGGACCACGCACGGCGGCGGCGCGGGCCGCAAGCACCTGTCCTGGCCGCGCGGTGCGGGCCTCACGGCGGTCGGCCGCTGGACGCCCAACCCCGAGTTGGAGACGCTGGTCGAACGGCTCACCACGGCTCTCGGCTACCGGGGCATCTTCGACCTCGACTTCCGCAGGGACGGCACGACGGGCCGCTACCACCTGCTCGACTTCAACCCCCGCCCCGGCGCCCAGTTCCGGCTCTTCGAGGACGGCGGCGGCCTGGACGTCGTCCGCGCCCTGCATCTGGATCTGACCCACCGTCGGATCCCCGAACCGGAGCCGCTTCCGGGCCGCGCGTTCGTCGTGGAGAACTACGCGCCGCTCGGCGCCCTGCGTCCGCGTCCGCGCCCGGCGGGGCGCGAACTCGCCTGGCACGCGCCGGACGACCCCGCGCCGGGCCGGGCGATGTGGAGCCTGTGGACCCGGCACGTGCCGCGCCGGCTGACCCAGCGCGCCGCCCGTCTGCTGTCCGGACCGGCCGCGTCACAGGAGTCGGACGACGCGACGGCCGGTGGAGCGCCGGGGCTGGAGGCGGCGGTGACCGAGGCGCTCGAAGAGGTCGCGCTGCCCGTGGAGGGGCCCGTCGTCCCAGGCCCGGACCCGACGGTCGTCCGCCCGCGCGGCGAAGCCGTCGCCCGCCCCGGCACCAGGACCGTACCCGCGCCCGCTCCCCCGCCCGCCCCGTCGGCCGACGCGCCGGCCGGCTCCCTTGCCGACTCCCTTGCCGACGACGAGAAAGCGAGCAGCCACTGA
- a CDS encoding glycoside hydrolase family 26 protein, protein MAPQQHRPRNRRLAFVAAGIVTSVALASGPGYAVGAGVGRVGDPPAPTPTVVAPPAASPPTGGTQTPPPVPSPPVGAHAASGKPAAAGATPAPTAQPAARQPAFGAYLDYGARGIARIAQLSEWLGGTELRVGHTYLPGDRWSNIEGAPGFLDAWADWRRDQADRMLVLNVPMMERNEDRVSDDEVRSLLAEASSGAFDSHFRALAERLVELKVPDTVIVLGWEMNGITYTHRCGPDPEAWKKYWNRIVTTMRAVPGQKFKFDFAPNRGRDGIPWTQCYPGDDTVDIIGMDSYDQPSGLSFDEQVKEPYGLQEQVDFAKAHGKPISYPEWGLFRNGDNAEYMKRMLGWIDEHKPLYNTLTDYCPHGVWQCEDNPKASQAYRAALSGRTDPTAPPSPEPTPKPTPKPTPKPEPTGPVTPVPLPPPNCSPLDLGDWVEYWMGGKLCLRFDWWSRNR, encoded by the coding sequence ATGGCCCCACAGCAGCATCGGCCCCGGAACAGAAGGCTGGCGTTCGTCGCGGCCGGCATCGTCACGTCGGTCGCACTCGCGTCGGGTCCGGGATACGCCGTGGGCGCCGGGGTGGGTCGGGTCGGCGATCCGCCGGCTCCTACGCCCACGGTGGTGGCACCGCCCGCGGCCTCCCCGCCCACCGGCGGGACCCAGACCCCGCCCCCGGTCCCCAGCCCGCCGGTCGGCGCGCACGCCGCGTCCGGCAAGCCCGCGGCGGCCGGCGCGACACCCGCGCCCACCGCGCAACCCGCGGCCCGGCAGCCCGCCTTCGGCGCCTACCTGGACTACGGCGCCAGGGGTATCGCGCGGATCGCCCAGCTCAGCGAGTGGCTGGGCGGGACCGAACTGCGCGTCGGGCACACGTATCTGCCCGGTGACCGCTGGAGCAACATCGAGGGCGCGCCCGGGTTCCTGGACGCCTGGGCGGACTGGCGTCGTGACCAGGCCGACCGGATGCTCGTCCTCAACGTCCCGATGATGGAGCGCAACGAGGACCGGGTCTCCGACGACGAGGTCAGGAGCCTGCTCGCCGAGGCCTCCTCCGGAGCGTTCGACAGCCATTTCCGCGCGCTCGCCGAGCGTCTCGTCGAGCTGAAGGTGCCGGACACCGTCATCGTGCTCGGCTGGGAGATGAACGGCATCACGTACACCCATCGCTGCGGTCCCGACCCGGAGGCCTGGAAGAAGTACTGGAACAGGATCGTCACCACCATGCGCGCGGTGCCGGGGCAGAAATTCAAGTTCGACTTCGCCCCGAACCGCGGCCGGGACGGCATTCCCTGGACACAGTGCTATCCCGGGGACGACACGGTCGACATCATCGGCATGGATTCGTACGACCAGCCGTCGGGGCTCTCATTCGACGAGCAGGTGAAGGAGCCGTACGGGCTTCAGGAGCAGGTCGACTTCGCGAAGGCCCACGGCAAGCCCATTTCCTATCCCGAATGGGGCCTGTTCCGCAACGGCGACAACGCGGAGTACATGAAGCGCATGCTCGGCTGGATCGACGAGCACAAGCCGCTGTACAACACCCTCACCGACTACTGCCCGCACGGCGTGTGGCAGTGCGAGGACAATCCGAAGGCGTCCCAGGCCTACCGTGCCGCGCTGTCCGGCCGGACCGACCCGACGGCCCCGCCGTCGCCGGAGCCGACCCCCAAGCCGACACCGAAGCCGACGCCGAAGCCCGAGCCGACCGGGCCGGTCACGCCCGTTCCCCTTCCCCCGCCGAACTGTTCGCCGCTGGACCTGGGCGACTGGGTGGAGTACTGGATGGGCGGCAAGCTGTGCCTGCGCTTCGACTGGTGGTCGCGCAACCGGTGA
- a CDS encoding GNAT family N-acetyltransferase gives MTETLRTGVRRAARAELITDEREFAELGPAWDRLYRRCGAVTAFQSHAWLHSWWLSYGTPGRLRLVVVREDGELRAAAPLMLVRRPLPALVPLGGAISDYADVLLDDEQADRWAATLTEGLSAAARTALIDFREVRPGGAVERIYESWRGPRRRVGDSLCLELPATSMEELVGRLPSAKAQRVRAKLRKLTALGVEQRVVGLDEVDAALRRLLELHQLQWQGRKVTSEHVQERFAEHLVRSVVPMARSGDAVVTEFRLDGTVVAVDLTLLSPRLAGGYLYGAHPRLRERKADVAVMLLNACSRHTEAGGRGTLSLLRGDEPYKRHWRPEPVVNQRLLLARRFTAPLMSAVVCDVAARRRGKALLRSWRERGGGRP, from the coding sequence GTGACCGAGACGCTCCGGACCGGCGTACGGAGGGCCGCGCGAGCGGAACTCATCACCGACGAGAGGGAGTTCGCGGAGCTGGGGCCCGCCTGGGATCGCCTGTACCGCCGGTGCGGCGCCGTCACCGCGTTCCAGAGTCACGCCTGGCTGCATTCGTGGTGGCTGTCGTACGGGACACCGGGCCGGCTGCGTCTGGTGGTCGTCCGTGAGGACGGTGAGCTGCGGGCGGCCGCGCCCCTGATGCTGGTGCGCCGCCCGCTGCCCGCCCTCGTCCCGCTCGGCGGAGCCATCTCCGACTACGCGGACGTGCTCCTCGACGACGAGCAGGCCGACCGGTGGGCGGCCACGCTCACCGAGGGCCTGTCGGCCGCCGCCCGCACCGCGCTGATCGACTTCCGCGAGGTCCGTCCCGGCGGGGCGGTGGAGCGGATCTACGAGAGCTGGCGCGGCCCCCGCCGCCGGGTCGGCGACTCGCTGTGCCTGGAGCTGCCCGCCACCTCGATGGAGGAACTGGTGGGCCGGCTGCCCTCGGCCAAGGCGCAGCGCGTCCGGGCGAAGCTGCGCAAGCTCACCGCGCTCGGGGTCGAGCAACGGGTCGTGGGCCTCGACGAGGTGGACGCGGCGCTGCGTCGGCTGCTCGAACTGCACCAGTTGCAGTGGCAGGGCCGGAAGGTGACGAGCGAGCACGTGCAGGAGCGGTTCGCGGAGCATCTGGTCCGCTCGGTGGTCCCGATGGCGCGCTCCGGGGACGCGGTGGTCACCGAGTTCCGTCTCGACGGCACGGTCGTCGCCGTGGACCTCACGCTGCTGTCGCCCCGCCTGGCGGGCGGCTATCTGTACGGCGCCCATCCGCGGCTGCGCGAGCGCAAGGCGGACGTCGCGGTGATGCTGCTGAACGCGTGCTCCCGGCACACCGAGGCGGGAGGCCGCGGGACCCTGAGCCTGTTGCGCGGCGACGAACCGTACAAGCGGCACTGGCGTCCGGAGCCGGTCGTCAACCAGCGGCTGCTCCTCGCCCGCCGGTTCACCGCACCGCTGATGTCGGCGGTCGTCTGCGACGTCGCCGCGCGCCGGCGGGGCAAGGCGCTGCTGCGCAGTTGGAGGGAACGCGGTGGCGGCAGGCCCTGA
- a CDS encoding lipopolysaccharide biosynthesis protein, producing the protein MSENLTRGHRSAGTGLARAKSMPPWSLLAAGAVLGGLLGGAYGVVKTPTYTATSYVIAVPTDKGDPSAALGFAQAYGRVATQLAVLGDAQVWAGVPVRTLQADVRTATSPDAPMVAVSATSSRPDRAADMANAVTRSLTQHANDNQKDTHVQLLSFSRAVKPASASSASATVTGLVGASAGGLLGGLVLLVRPRRSADAARPASVPSPATAADVHGAL; encoded by the coding sequence ATGTCCGAAAACCTCACCAGGGGCCACCGTTCCGCGGGAACGGGCCTCGCCCGGGCGAAATCCATGCCCCCGTGGTCGCTGCTCGCCGCCGGAGCCGTGCTCGGCGGCCTGCTCGGCGGCGCGTACGGCGTGGTGAAGACCCCGACCTACACGGCGACGAGCTACGTCATCGCCGTGCCGACCGACAAGGGTGACCCGTCGGCCGCGCTCGGCTTCGCCCAGGCGTACGGCCGGGTCGCGACCCAGCTCGCGGTCCTCGGCGACGCGCAGGTGTGGGCCGGTGTCCCCGTCAGGACGCTGCAGGCGGACGTGCGGACGGCGACCTCGCCGGACGCCCCGATGGTCGCCGTGTCGGCGACCTCCTCCCGCCCCGACCGCGCCGCCGACATGGCCAACGCGGTCACGCGCTCGCTGACCCAGCACGCCAACGACAACCAGAAGGACACGCACGTCCAGCTGCTGTCGTTCTCCCGCGCGGTGAAGCCGGCCTCGGCGTCCTCCGCGTCGGCGACGGTGACCGGCCTGGTCGGCGCGAGCGCGGGTGGCCTGCTCGGCGGCCTCGTGCTGCTGGTCCGCCCCCGCCGGTCGGCCGACGCGGCCCGGCCGGCCTCCGTGCCGAGCCCCGCCACCGCCGCCGATGTGCACGGAGCGCTGTGA
- a CDS encoding glycosyltransferase: MKALHIITGLGVGGAEQQLRLLLRHLPVECDVVTLTNPGAVAAGLTDDGVRVIDLGMTGNRDLGALPRLVKVIRAGRYDLVHTHLYRACVYGRLAARLAGVKAVVATEHSLGDSQMEGRRLSSGVRALYLASERLGRSTVAVSPTVADRLRRWGVPGPRIEVVPNGVDVARFRFAPVLRERTRRRLGLPEGAYVVGGVGRLAAGKRFDVLIRALAELPDDCWLLLVGGGTEESVLRRAAHDAGVADRVLFTGERPTGGSPGADLPSLIGAMDVLASPSPEEAFGLAVVEAMAAGLPVLYVSCPAVEDLPPEAARGALRVGGDADSFVRALARVRTEGPAPRAAADAAHHYCITRSAARLMDVYAAAVSRT, encoded by the coding sequence ATGAAGGCGCTGCACATCATCACCGGCCTCGGGGTCGGCGGCGCCGAGCAGCAACTGCGGCTGCTGCTGCGGCATCTGCCCGTCGAGTGCGACGTCGTGACGCTCACCAACCCGGGTGCCGTCGCCGCCGGACTCACCGACGACGGTGTGCGCGTGATCGACCTCGGCATGACCGGCAACCGTGACCTCGGGGCACTGCCCCGGCTGGTGAAGGTGATCCGCGCGGGCCGCTACGACCTCGTGCACACCCACCTCTACCGGGCCTGTGTCTACGGCAGGCTCGCCGCCCGGCTGGCCGGGGTGAAGGCCGTCGTGGCCACCGAACACTCCCTCGGCGACTCCCAGATGGAGGGGCGCCGACTCAGCTCCGGCGTCCGCGCCCTCTACCTGGCCAGCGAGCGGCTCGGCCGGTCCACCGTCGCCGTGTCGCCCACGGTCGCCGACCGGCTGCGCCGCTGGGGCGTGCCCGGGCCGCGCATCGAGGTCGTGCCGAACGGCGTCGACGTGGCCCGTTTCCGCTTCGCCCCCGTGCTGCGCGAACGCACCCGCCGCCGGCTCGGGCTGCCGGAGGGCGCGTACGTCGTCGGCGGGGTCGGACGCCTCGCGGCGGGCAAGCGGTTCGACGTCCTGATCCGGGCGCTGGCCGAACTGCCCGACGACTGCTGGCTGCTGCTCGTCGGCGGCGGCACGGAGGAGAGCGTGCTGCGGCGCGCCGCGCACGACGCCGGGGTGGCGGACCGGGTGCTCTTCACCGGCGAACGCCCCACCGGCGGCTCCCCCGGCGCCGACCTGCCGTCGCTGATAGGAGCCATGGACGTCCTCGCCTCGCCCAGCCCGGAGGAGGCGTTCGGGCTGGCCGTGGTGGAGGCGATGGCGGCCGGACTGCCGGTGCTGTACGTCTCCTGCCCGGCCGTCGAGGACCTGCCGCCCGAAGCGGCCCGCGGCGCCCTGCGGGTCGGGGGCGACGCCGACTCGTTCGTCCGCGCCCTGGCCCGCGTCCGTACGGAGGGCCCGGCCCCCCGCGCGGCGGCGGACGCCGCCCACCACTACTGCATCACCCGCAGCGCCGCACGGCTCATGGACGTGTACGCGGCCGCTGTCTCGCGCACCTGA
- a CDS encoding polysaccharide deacetylase family protein, with protein MPVSADSSRRTGTSSLDAPPWVAMYHSVGDCSDDPYRITVSPDRLDQQLSWLRRRGLRGVGMADLLAARARGEARDLVGLTFDDGYADFVDTALPLLHRYGFGATLFVLPGRLGGDNGWDPLGPRKPLLSKQGIRLAAASEGVEVGSHGLTHVDLTKADDTVLHAEVAESRAVLSELIGAPVEGFCYPYGTIDERVVDAVRDAGYGYGCAIDPGPLSGPHALPRVHVGENDTPVRMLLKHKLHRLRRRPVEGV; from the coding sequence ATGCCCGTTTCCGCTGACAGCAGCAGACGTACCGGCACGAGCTCCCTCGACGCCCCGCCCTGGGTGGCGATGTACCACTCCGTCGGGGACTGCTCCGACGACCCGTACCGCATCACGGTCTCCCCGGACCGCCTCGACCAGCAGCTGAGCTGGCTGCGCCGCCGCGGGCTGCGCGGGGTGGGGATGGCCGACCTGCTCGCCGCCCGCGCCCGCGGCGAGGCCCGTGACCTGGTGGGTCTCACCTTCGACGACGGGTACGCGGACTTCGTCGACACGGCGCTCCCCCTCCTGCACCGGTACGGCTTCGGCGCCACCCTCTTCGTGCTGCCCGGACGGCTCGGCGGCGACAACGGCTGGGACCCGCTGGGCCCCCGCAAGCCGTTGCTGTCCAAGCAGGGCATCCGGCTCGCCGCCGCCTCCGAGGGTGTCGAGGTCGGCTCGCACGGCCTGACGCACGTCGACCTGACGAAGGCCGACGACACGGTGCTGCACGCCGAGGTCGCGGAGAGCAGAGCGGTGCTCTCGGAGTTGATCGGCGCTCCGGTCGAGGGCTTCTGCTACCCCTACGGGACCATCGACGAGCGGGTCGTCGACGCCGTCCGCGACGCCGGGTACGGCTACGGGTGCGCGATCGACCCCGGCCCGCTCTCCGGCCCGCACGCCCTCCCCCGCGTGCACGTCGGCGAGAACGACACCCCCGTACGCATGCTCCTGAAGCACAAGCTGCACCGACTGCGCCGGCGCCCCGTCGAGGGGGTCTGA